Proteins encoded by one window of Mesorhizobium sp. INR15:
- a CDS encoding DUF1349 domain-containing protein: MTVQDKDLTWLNPPPFHSVDGNAVHVRTGKETDFWRETFYDFWRDNGHFLYRPVEGDFSVEVTVKGDYQVLYDQAGLMIRLSETHWIKTGIEYTDGLMYFSVVVTNDASDWSLANIPANPDGIRIRLTRHAETIRVQYLNASDGHWKPVRLAYFPPSKTVDVGMMCCSPQREGFEVTFTDFEIGPPISRELHD, from the coding sequence ATGACAGTGCAAGACAAGGACCTGACCTGGCTCAACCCGCCGCCTTTTCACTCAGTCGACGGCAATGCCGTCCATGTGCGGACCGGCAAGGAAACTGATTTCTGGCGCGAGACCTTCTACGATTTCTGGCGTGACAATGGTCATTTCCTCTACCGGCCGGTCGAAGGTGACTTCTCCGTCGAAGTCACCGTAAAGGGCGACTATCAGGTGCTTTATGACCAGGCCGGATTGATGATCCGGCTGAGCGAAACCCACTGGATCAAGACCGGTATCGAATACACCGACGGGCTGATGTATTTCTCCGTCGTCGTCACCAACGATGCCTCCGACTGGTCCCTGGCCAATATCCCCGCAAATCCCGACGGCATCAGGATCCGTTTGACCCGTCACGCCGAGACGATCCGCGTCCAGTACCTGAATGCCTCGGACGGTCACTGGAAGCCGGTCCGGCTGGCCTATTTCCCGCCTTCGAAAACCGTCGATGTCGGCATGATGTGCTGCTCGCCGCAGCGCGAGGGTTTTGAGGTCACCTTCACGGATTTTGAGATCGGCCCGCCGATCTCAAGGGAACTGCACGACTGA
- a CDS encoding aldehyde dehydrogenase family protein, with product MTAFRQNLIDGEWVGEAGSRNINPSDTGDVVGEYASAGPEQAGQAIAAAKAAFPAWSRSGPLARHAVLKKASDEIIARKDEIGRSLAREEGKTLAEGIGETLRAAQIFDFFAGETLRLSGEMVPSVRPGVGVEITREAAGVVGIITPWNFPIAIPAWKIAPALAHGNTIVFKPAELVPESAWTIVDILHRAGLPKGVLNLVMGKGSVVGQAMLDSPDINAITFTGSVGTGKRVAAASVEHMRKFQLEMGGKNPLVVLDDADLGTAVECALNGAFFSTGQRCTASSRLIVTQGIHDRFVEALKERMGKLVIGDALDARTQIGPVVDASQLKQDEDYIAIGVREGATLAFGGERLDRKTPGFYLQPALLTEATNAMRSSREEIFGPVASVIRVKDYDEALAVANDTPFGLTSGICTSSLKHATHFKRNSEAGMVMVNLPTAGVDFHVPFGGRKGSSFGPREQGRYAAEFYTTVKTAYTFAG from the coding sequence ATGACAGCGTTTCGACAGAACCTCATCGACGGCGAATGGGTGGGCGAGGCCGGATCGCGCAACATCAATCCTTCCGACACCGGCGACGTTGTCGGCGAGTATGCCTCCGCCGGACCTGAGCAGGCCGGGCAAGCCATCGCAGCGGCGAAAGCGGCCTTTCCGGCCTGGTCCCGATCCGGCCCGCTGGCGCGCCATGCGGTGTTGAAAAAGGCGTCCGACGAGATCATCGCCCGCAAGGACGAGATCGGCCGCTCGCTGGCGCGTGAGGAAGGCAAGACATTGGCCGAGGGCATCGGCGAGACCCTTCGCGCCGCACAGATATTCGATTTCTTTGCCGGCGAAACATTGCGCTTGTCCGGAGAGATGGTTCCAAGCGTGCGGCCCGGTGTCGGCGTTGAAATCACGCGTGAAGCGGCCGGCGTGGTCGGTATCATCACGCCCTGGAACTTCCCGATCGCCATTCCAGCCTGGAAGATCGCGCCGGCGCTCGCCCATGGCAACACCATCGTCTTCAAGCCGGCCGAACTGGTTCCTGAGAGCGCCTGGACGATTGTCGATATCCTGCACCGCGCCGGATTGCCGAAGGGCGTGCTCAATCTGGTCATGGGCAAGGGCTCGGTGGTCGGCCAGGCTATGCTCGACAGCCCGGACATCAACGCCATCACCTTCACCGGTTCGGTCGGTACCGGCAAGCGCGTGGCGGCGGCGAGTGTCGAACACATGCGCAAGTTCCAGCTCGAAATGGGCGGCAAGAACCCGCTCGTCGTGCTCGACGATGCCGATCTTGGCACGGCTGTCGAGTGCGCGCTCAATGGCGCATTCTTTTCGACCGGCCAGCGTTGCACGGCGTCGTCCCGGCTGATCGTAACGCAGGGCATCCATGACCGCTTTGTCGAGGCGCTCAAGGAGCGCATGGGCAAACTGGTCATCGGTGACGCGCTCGATGCGCGGACCCAGATCGGTCCGGTCGTCGACGCCAGCCAGTTGAAGCAGGATGAGGACTATATCGCCATCGGTGTCAGGGAAGGCGCCACGCTGGCCTTCGGCGGCGAGCGGCTCGACCGCAAGACCCCAGGCTTCTACCTGCAGCCGGCGCTGTTGACCGAGGCCACCAATGCCATGCGTTCCTCGCGCGAGGAGATCTTCGGACCGGTCGCCAGCGTCATCCGCGTCAAGGATTATGACGAGGCCCTGGCCGTTGCCAACGATACGCCTTTCGGCCTGACTTCAGGCATCTGCACGTCGAGCCTCAAGCACGCGACGCATTTCAAGCGCAACTCCGAAGCCGGCATGGTGATGGTCAATCTTCCAACGGCCGGCGTCGATTTCCATGTTCCGTTCGGCGGCCGCAAGGGATCAAGCTTCGGTCCGCGCGAGCAGGGCCGCTATGCCGCCGAATTCTACACCACGGTGAAGACCGCCTATACATTCGCCGGCTGA
- a CDS encoding TetR/AcrR family transcriptional regulator: protein MAAMESPTQRAGVTGNVKATREDWLKLALETLISDGVERVRVQILGQSLDVSRSSFYWYFKSRQDLLDQLLEYWRQTNTRFIVERAERPAPSVVRAVMNIFECWVDEKLFDPRLDFAIRAWARRSPATRRVLDEADDQRVNAIRDMFLRHGYDQEDAFVRARVLYFMQIGYYSLELNEPMSSRLPHVASYLRSFTGQEPSVQDVEDFSRYVEETISRSR, encoded by the coding sequence ATGGCAGCCATGGAATCGCCCACCCAGCGCGCCGGCGTCACCGGCAACGTCAAGGCCACACGCGAAGACTGGCTCAAGCTCGCGCTTGAGACCTTGATATCCGATGGCGTCGAACGCGTGCGGGTGCAGATACTCGGCCAGAGCCTCGATGTGTCGCGCTCAAGCTTCTACTGGTATTTCAAGAGCCGGCAGGATCTGCTCGACCAGTTGCTTGAATATTGGCGGCAGACCAACACACGGTTCATCGTCGAACGGGCCGAGCGGCCGGCCCCGTCCGTGGTTCGCGCGGTCATGAATATCTTCGAGTGCTGGGTCGACGAAAAGCTCTTCGATCCACGCCTGGATTTCGCGATCAGAGCCTGGGCCCGCCGCTCACCCGCCACAAGGCGTGTTCTCGACGAGGCCGACGATCAGCGCGTCAACGCGATCCGCGACATGTTCTTACGCCATGGCTATGACCAGGAAGATGCCTTCGTACGGGCGCGCGTGCTCTATTTCATGCAGATCGGCTATTATTCCCTTGAGCTCAACGAGCCGATGAGCAGCCGCTTGCCGCATGTCGCGTCGTATCTGCGCAGCTTTACCGGCCAGGAGCCATCAGTGCAGGACGTTGAGGACTTTTCGCGTTACGTCGAAGAGACGATTTCGCGCAGCCGCTAG